From the genome of Thermodesulfovibrionales bacterium:
CTCATCCTTGAGTTGAATCTTACCCTCAGGACTTGAAATGGACTCAACAGATTTACTGCTTACAAGGGTGATAATGGCATCCCTGAGCTGGGGTATCTTTGACTGGACAAGCTCCCTCTGAGTTTCATCCACAATCTCCAGCTGCATGGAGACCTTAAGAAACCTTCCCTGTTCAAGAAGATTGAGAACAAAAGGATCAAGGGCAATAAGGGCAGATTTCTGAGCATGCTTCTTGGTTTCGGTCTCAGAGGGAGCTGATTTTTTGCTGAATAAAAAGAAATAACTTAGTCCGCCAGCTGCAACGAGGGTAAAGATAATAATTAATATAAGAAAACCTTTCCCCTTTTTCTTAGCATCGTGATGGATTTCGTCATGCCTCTCTTCTGTCATAGGACCTCCTGAATTTTTTAAGAATATAATCAAAAAACATGCCAAGATATAAATCTTTGAAATTAAAAATTTTTTTTAAAAGAAAAATTTTTCTGTCAAACAAATGACATAATATCGGTGCTTTTTCAGTTGAAATAAGTATCTCAGCCTGAGCTGGCTATCTCCTGTCCCACCTGGCCTATATTATTGAAGATATCTAAAATCTTCTTCCTGCCTACTTTTTATGTTCTAATGCCTTTTTAATTCTCCGCTCTTCAACAATCTCATATATTAAGGCTCAAGTATCCTTTATTAACTAAATGTTTAACCCTTTCTTTCATAAAAAGTTTCTTTTTTAACTTTTGATAAGTTTATAAACCAGGTAAAAAGTGTCCATTCCTCTCGTCCTTTCCCAGTAAATTGGCAGGCTACAGTGCTACAGCCTCTGGAAGGTCTTCTTTAAGAGAATTGTATATCTCGATAGTATCAAGCAAAAAAATTACATCATAATTAAATGATGAAACAGGGACACCCCTGCTAAATTATAAAGGTGTCCCTCTAAATTATTACTATCTTTTCAGATTGACAAGTTCCTGAAGAAGCTCATCAGTTGTTGTAATGATCCTTGAGTTTGCCTGGAATCCTCTCTGGGCAGATATCATCTTTACAAACTCCTCTGCAAGGTCAACATTGCTGAGTTCAAGGGTATTTGAAAGCACCCTTCCAAGACCTGAGGTTGAAGGCATACCAACAATTGGCTGGCCTGAATCAAAGGACTCTGCATAGAGGTTACGTCCGAGCTTTGTTAGTTCAGTTGGTGCAAGAAATCTTGCGAGGGCTACCTGT
Proteins encoded in this window:
- a CDS encoding flagellar basal body-associated FliL family protein, producing MTEERHDEIHHDAKKKGKGFLILIIIFTLVAAGGLSYFFLFSKKSAPSETETKKHAQKSALIALDPFVLNLLEQGRFLKVSMQLEIVDETQRELVQSKIPQLRDAIITLVSSKSVESISSPEGKIQLKDEILLRANQIMEKDVIKNIYFTEFVMQ